The proteins below are encoded in one region of Xenopus laevis strain J_2021 chromosome 8L, Xenopus_laevis_v10.1, whole genome shotgun sequence:
- the LOC108698849 gene encoding nicotinamide N-methyltransferase: MSCSEHKDYHDEEFDPCHFFDTYAGTDKTISKEELVENPIKFLYNLLSSGSVKGEILIGLSVGSSVWESFVAADFFKNIILLEYSDCCIKALENWIRNEPGAVEQAHVLEFVCSLIGQSTDWKKHEEKTRRAIKQLVKWDITKENPLGTVVLPQADCLFTIFYLEGISKDQDIYINLLKKFLSLLKIGGHLILVAAINMSYYTVGQHKFAALKCNEDFIRKALAKVGCTIVSSETHKRKFKSPLTDYESIAYFVSRKDRVG; encoded by the exons ATGAGCTGCTCAGAGCATAAGGACTACCATGATGAAGAGTTTGATCCCTGTCATTTCTTTGACACGTACGCTGGGACTGATAAGACCATTTCTAAGGAGGAGCTGGTGGAAAATCCCATAAAATTTCTCTATAATTTATTGTCATCAG GTTCTGTGAAAGGAGAAATATTGATTGGGCTTAGCGTTGGCTCTTCTGTGTGGGAAAGCTTTGTTGCTGCTGATTTCTTCAAAAATATTATATTGCTGGAATATTCAGACTGCTGTATAAAAGCCTTAGAGAATTGGATCAGAAATGAACCTGGAGCTGTGGAACAAGCCCATGTTTTAGAGTTTGTTTGCTCACTTATAGGGCAAAG TACAGATTGGAAGAAACATGAAGAAAAAACCAGACGGGCAATCAAACAACTGGTAAAATGGGACATCACGAAAGAGAACCCACTGGGTACAGTTGTGTTGCCCCAAGCAGATTGCTTATTTACCATTTTTTACTTGGAGGGCATTAGCAAAGATCAAGACATCTATATAAACCTTCTAAAGAAATTTTTGTCCCTTCTGAAGATTGGAGGTCACCTGATCCTGGTAGCAGCGATCAACATGTCTTATTACACGGTCGGCCAACACAAGTTTGCTGCTCTAAAGTGCAACGAAGATTTTATACGAAAGGCTCTGGCAAAAGTCGGGTGCACCATTGTAAGCTCTGAAACTCAcaaaaggaaatttaaatcacCTTTAACCGATTATGAATCAATTGCCTATTTTGTGTCTCGCAAAGACAGGGTGGGATAA
- the LOC108698850 gene encoding nicotinamide N-methyltransferase — MPHLNTAPTLRPLVNLPHNLIVVLLLFYLFDAGLVKGETVIELSVTSSFVHMLVAADYFDNIIMLHSCESDKQEAQKWLNKEPEAIDHSHLTTFVCGLKGEYTTCEEHEEKTRTANKQVVQWDITKENPLDDVVLPQADCVLSFAYLDLVSKDHEMYLKLLKQISSLVKIGGHLIMLGALNETYYMLGQHEFSTRAYDEQFVRKALAKKGFIIERFGKEKKRHNSGLCDYEYLTYSVSQRKERPKFLNLQR, encoded by the exons atgcctcaTTTGAATACGGCGCCAA cacttcgccctttagtgaatttgccccacaatcTTATAGTTGTGctattgcttttttatttatttgatgcaGGTTTGGTGAAAGGGGAAACTGTGATTGAACTTAGTGTTACTTCATCTTTTGTGCATATGTTGGTGGCTGCTGATTACTTTGACAACATCATCATGTTACACTCCTGTGAATCCGATAAACAAGAGGCACAGAAATGGTTAAACAAGGAACCAGAAGCCATAGACCACTCTCACCTTACAACCTTTGTCTGTGGTCTTAAAGGGGAATA CACAACATGTGAGGAACATGAAGAAAAAACCAGAACAGCCAACAAACAGGTGGTACAATGGGACATTACCAAAGAGAACCCACTTGATGATGTTGTGTTGCCCCAAGCAGACTGTGTGCTCAGTTTTGCATATTTGGATCTTGTTAGTAAAGATCATGAGATGTATCTAAAACTTCTAAAACAAATCTCCTCCCTTGTGAAGATAGGAGGTCACCTGATAATGCTTGGAGCCCTTAATGAAACGTACTACATGTTAGGCCAACACGAGTTTTCTACCCGGGCTTATGACGAACAGTTTGTACGAAAAGCTCTGGCAAAGAAAGGGTTTATTATAGAGAGAtttgggaaagagaaaaaaagacataATTCTGGTTTGTGTGATTATGAATATTTGACATATTCTGTATCCCAAAGGAAAGAGAGGCCTAAATTCCTGAATCTCCAAAGATGA
- the XB5814630.L gene encoding provisional ortholog of indolethylamine N-methyltransferase L homeolog (The RefSeq protein has 11 substitutions compared to this genomic sequence): MSCSEHKDYHDEEFDPCHLFDMYAGSDKTISKEELVENPIKFLYNLLSSGSVKGELLIGLTIGSAVWESFVAADFFKNIILLESSDCCIKALENWIRNEPGAVEQAHVLEFVCSLKGQSTEWKKQEEKTRRAIKQLVKWDITKENPLGTVVLPQADCLFTIYYLEVISKDQDMYINLLKKFVSLLKIGGHLILVAAINMSYYTVGQHKFAALKCNEEFIRKALAKVGCTIVSSETHKGKFKSSLTDYESIAYFVSRKDRVE, translated from the exons ATGAGCTGCTCAGAGCATAAGGACTACCATGATGAAGAGTTTGATCCCTGTCATCTCTTTGACACGTACGCTGGGTCTGATAAGACCAGTTCTAAGGAGGAGCTGGTGGAAAATCCCATAAAATTTCTCTATAATTTATTGTCATCAG GTTCTGTGAAAGGAGAACTATTGATTGAGCTTACCACTGGCTCTGCTGTTTGGGAAAGCTTTGTTGCTGCTGATTTCTTCAAAAATATTATATTGCTGGAATCTTCAGACTGCTGTATAAAAGCCTTAGAGAATTGGATCAGAAATGAACCTGGAGCTGTGGAACAAGCCCATGTTTTAGAGTTTGTTTGCTCACTTAAAGGGCAAAG TACAGAGTGGAAGAAACATGAAGAAAAAACCAGAAGGGCAATCAAACAACTGGTAAAATGGGACATCACGAAAGAGAACCCACTGGGTACAGTTGTGTTGCCCCAAGCAGATTGTTTATTAACCGCTTATTACTTGGAGGTCATTAGCAAAGATCAAGACATCTATATTAACCTTCTAAAGAAATTTGTGTCCCTTCTGAAGATTGGAGGTCACCTGATCCTGGTGTCAATGATCAACATTTCTTATTACACGGTCGGCCAACACAAGTTTGCTGCTCTAAAGTGCAATGAAGAGTTTATACGAAAAGCTCTGGCAAAAGTTGGATGCACCATTGTAAGCTCTGAAACTCACAAAGGGAAATTTAAATCATCTTTAACCGATTATGAATCAATTGCCTATTTTGTGTCTCGTAAAGACAGGGTGGAGTAA